The Pleurodeles waltl isolate 20211129_DDA chromosome 7, aPleWal1.hap1.20221129, whole genome shotgun sequence genome includes a region encoding these proteins:
- the LOC138247407 gene encoding uncharacterized protein — protein MSFKVCFLCGVLFSALLCSSQPNASFFVDYTVSLYSQNLQMSSLIWLAPAACFYEAWVLQTPDPNLANRSTSSILVQVEPTDSNGTLYRAQNSYEIPRCNPMYAEPPSSSNFVYQVGPYLESLPGDAIISVLAEKSYRIRFCLYSGTGNLVAVSNWSVPIQTRSLAPSVHDMPQFLEGRSGGMVVITVILSISMFLLLVALGFVLATTKH, from the exons ATGTCATTTAAAGTTTGCTTCCTGTGTGGGGTCCTTTTTTCGGCCCTGCTGTGCAGCAGTCAGCCAAACGCGTCGTTTTTCGTGG ACTACACGGTCTCCCTGTACTCCCAGAATCTGCAGATGTCGTCCCTGATCTGGCTGGCGCCCGCTGCTTGCTTCTACGAGGCCTGGGTCCTCCAGACCCCCGACCCGAACCTGGCGAACCGGAGCACGTCCTCCATCCTGGTACAGGTGGAGCCCACAG ACTCAAACGGCACCCTGTATCGAGCCCAGAACAGCTATGAAATTCCTCGTTGCAACCCAATGTATGCGGAACCGCCATCCAGTAGCAACTTTGTCTACCAAGTGGGACCATATCTGGAATCACTTCCGGGGGACGCCATCATCAGCGTCCTCGCAGAGAAGAGCTATCG GATTCGCTTTTGCCTGTATTCTGGGACTGGTAACCTGGTGGCTGTATCAAACTGGTCTGTGCCCATCCAAACTAGAT CATTGGCCCCAAGCGTGCATGACATGCCCCAGTTTCTGGAAGGACGATCTGGCGGCATGGTGGTCATCACAGTCATCCTCAGCATTTCCATGTTTCTCCTTCTGGTAGCCCTGGGCTTTGTGCTTGCCACCACTAAGCACTGA